The following coding sequences lie in one Cytobacillus sp. IB215665 genomic window:
- the pyrF gene encoding orotidine-5'-phosphate decarboxylase, translated as MKNFADTLIEHSIKKNTAVVGLDPDISYFPDFLLNKDTQTTEGICNAIIKFNKLVIDEVCDHVVAVKPQLAYYEVYGSEGIKALEETIQYARSKNIIVINDAKRGDIGSTSKAYAKAFLTNESLSGDMVTVNPFLGSDGYNPFIEVAQENNKGLFLLLKTSNPSSSEIQNLKLQNGEILYMQMAKEINAVASATKGDNNYSFIGTVVGATYSSDAKKIRELLPHSIFLVPGLGVQGGKAEDLAVFFDEKGLGAVISSSRGITYSYCFNKKDENWRNISKEQMAKSIADVTITAKQQINNVRFNTNS; from the coding sequence ATGAAAAACTTTGCAGACACATTGATAGAGCACAGTATCAAAAAAAACACAGCAGTAGTTGGGTTAGACCCTGATATATCCTATTTCCCGGACTTCTTGTTAAACAAAGATACGCAAACAACAGAAGGAATATGTAATGCTATAATAAAGTTTAACAAATTAGTAATTGATGAAGTTTGTGATCACGTAGTAGCAGTAAAGCCACAGCTTGCTTACTACGAAGTATATGGTAGTGAAGGAATTAAAGCTTTAGAAGAAACTATACAATATGCTCGGTCAAAGAACATAATTGTAATTAACGATGCAAAAAGAGGAGACATCGGTTCAACTTCAAAAGCGTATGCAAAAGCATTTTTAACAAATGAATCCTTATCCGGTGATATGGTAACTGTAAACCCTTTTTTAGGAAGTGATGGCTACAATCCTTTTATTGAGGTTGCACAAGAAAACAATAAAGGTCTATTTTTGTTACTAAAAACATCAAATCCTTCTTCATCCGAAATTCAGAATTTAAAACTACAAAATGGCGAAATCTTGTACATGCAAATGGCGAAAGAAATAAATGCTGTAGCTTCAGCAACTAAAGGTGATAATAACTACTCATTTATTGGAACAGTAGTAGGGGCAACCTACTCATCTGACGCAAAAAAAATAAGAGAATTGTTACCACATTCAATCTTTTTAGTTCCCGGGTTAGGAGTACAAGGAGGCAAAGCAGAAGATTTAGCCGTCTTCTTTGATGAAAAGGGGTTAGGAGCTGTTATCTCTTCATCCAGAGGAATTACGTATAGCTATTGTTTTAATAAAAAAGATGAAAATTGGAGAAACATTTCAAAAGAACAAATGGCTAAATCTATTGCAGATGTAACCATTACAGCAAAACAACAGATCAATAATGTTCGGTTTAACACAAACTCCTAA
- a CDS encoding NAD(P)H-dependent glycerol-3-phosphate dehydrogenase — translation MRVLNISVLGCGRWGTFIAWYANKIGHNVMLWGRENSKNYIRLDETRRNDYLTLSEDIELSNSLHKAVSFAEVIIISISAQELGSFASRLSLINEIQGKTFILCMKGLEATSGKRLSQVFSETVGNNTNVAIWVGPGHVQDFINGIPNCMVIGSEEIEITKKMVQAFSSDLIRFYYGQDMIGNEIGAATKNVMGIAAGMLDGLNYSSLKGSLMARGTRELSRLVTAMGGNDVTIYGLSHLGDYEATLFSLHSHNRKFGQAFVTGEKFEKLAEGVSTVKALKELSEQYNVELPICNALYDILFRNRDAKVTLENLFLRPVKFEFQ, via the coding sequence GTGAGAGTATTGAATATTTCAGTTCTTGGTTGCGGGCGTTGGGGCACATTTATAGCGTGGTATGCTAACAAAATAGGTCATAATGTAATGTTGTGGGGGAGAGAGAACTCTAAAAATTACATTAGATTAGATGAAACTAGAAGGAATGATTATCTTACGTTATCTGAAGATATTGAATTAAGTAATTCTCTACATAAAGCAGTTTCATTTGCTGAGGTCATAATTATCTCTATAAGTGCTCAGGAATTAGGTTCGTTTGCAAGTCGATTAAGCTTAATCAATGAAATACAAGGAAAAACTTTCATCTTATGTATGAAAGGACTAGAAGCTACAAGTGGAAAAAGGCTATCTCAAGTATTCAGTGAAACAGTGGGTAATAATACCAATGTAGCAATATGGGTAGGGCCTGGGCATGTACAAGATTTTATAAATGGCATCCCGAATTGTATGGTAATTGGTTCTGAAGAAATCGAAATCACTAAAAAAATGGTTCAAGCATTTAGTAGTGATTTAATAAGGTTTTACTACGGACAAGATATGATTGGAAACGAGATAGGAGCAGCTACGAAAAACGTTATGGGAATTGCGGCGGGAATGTTGGATGGATTGAATTACAGTAGTTTAAAAGGTTCACTTATGGCGAGAGGGACCAGGGAACTTTCACGTCTTGTTACAGCTATGGGAGGTAATGATGTAACAATCTATGGATTGAGTCATTTAGGTGATTATGAGGCAACATTGTTCTCTTTACATAGTCATAATCGGAAATTTGGACAAGCTTTTGTTACAGGTGAAAAGTTTGAGAAATTGGCAGAAGGAGTATCAACAGTCAAGGCATTAAAAGAGCTATCTGAACAATACAATGTTGAACTTCCAATTTGTAACGCACTATATGATATTTTATTTAGGAATCGAGATGCAAAAGTTACTTTAGAGAATCTTTTTTTAAGACCTGTTAAATTCGAGTTCCAATAA
- a CDS encoding aminoglycoside phosphotransferase family protein, translated as MNKLQETIDKFKLNVLAVENVPQSFSSTVYKILLMDNRTVFIKIPYSKQKLEREFSVLKRIENDLPVPQVLDYWEGNEEITGALLLSAINGVPITEKVDSVLAFDIGVHHAKLHAIDPYEHDFNSSVSNEYDLWPEFIKRQFNSFAIDVKEVVDPSLYELSLQYFDKQIKLLPPSDGPCFIHLDFRPGNILVRENKVVGIIDFESVRIGSTDMDFTKINRDIFLKYPGTLQAYQQGYESIRALVDLQEVFPFYHFIDAFNSIGWCNRRGIEKHQAFLHENLAYLKGILNVK; from the coding sequence ATGAATAAGCTACAAGAAACAATAGATAAATTTAAATTGAATGTGTTAGCAGTCGAGAATGTTCCCCAGTCGTTTAGTTCGACTGTATATAAAATTCTACTAATGGATAATCGAACAGTATTTATTAAAATTCCTTATTCCAAACAAAAACTTGAAAGAGAGTTTAGTGTACTTAAGCGAATAGAAAATGATTTACCTGTTCCACAAGTGTTAGATTATTGGGAAGGTAATGAAGAAATCACTGGTGCATTATTGTTGTCAGCAATTAACGGTGTGCCAATTACAGAGAAGGTTGATTCAGTATTAGCGTTTGATATTGGAGTGCATCATGCTAAGCTGCATGCAATTGATCCATATGAGCATGATTTCAATAGTTCTGTTTCAAATGAGTATGATCTTTGGCCTGAGTTTATTAAGCGACAATTTAATTCCTTTGCAATAGATGTTAAAGAAGTAGTTGATCCGAGTTTATACGAACTGTCTTTGCAGTATTTTGATAAGCAAATCAAATTACTCCCACCTTCTGACGGACCTTGTTTTATACATTTGGATTTTAGACCAGGTAATATTTTAGTTCGTGAAAATAAAGTGGTCGGCATTATTGATTTTGAAAGTGTCCGAATCGGATCAACTGATATGGATTTTACAAAAATTAACAGGGATATTTTTCTCAAATATCCTGGGACATTGCAAGCGTATCAGCAAGGATATGAATCTATTCGAGCACTTGTTGATTTACAAGAAGTGTTCCCGTTTTATCACTTTATCGACGCTTTTAATTCAATTGGTTGGTGTAATAGGAGAGGTATTGAAAAACATCAAGCTTTTCTTCATGAGAATTTAGCATATTTAAAAGGTATTTTAAATGTTAAATAA